A window of the Penaeus monodon isolate SGIC_2016 chromosome 38, NSTDA_Pmon_1, whole genome shotgun sequence genome harbors these coding sequences:
- the LOC119596554 gene encoding cuticle protein 8-like produces MNAKLLVLLGLVAVVAADSRETYAYRAPRASSEESFESTEAKYDFQWAVSDDSSSNEFGHQEARDGDDTQGSYYVQLPDGRLQKVTYYVDGDSGYVAEVSYEGEARYDSVESAESSESVEHRSRYFYDSNESK; encoded by the exons ATGAACGCTAAG ctCCTCGTCCTCCTTGGCCTGGTCGCCGTCGTGGCCGCCGACAGCAGAGAGACTTACGCCTACCGCGCTCCTCGG GCATCCTCCGAGGAATCCTTCGAGTCCACCGAGGCCAAGTACGACTTCCAATGGGCCGTCAGCGACGACTCCTCCAGCAACGAGTTCGGACACCAGGAGGCCCGTGACGGCGACgacactcagggatcctactacgtgcagctccccgacggccgcctgcagaaggtcacctactacgtcgacggcgactccggctacgtggccgaggtcagctacgagggcgaggctcgctATGACTCCGTCGAATCAGCCGAATCTTCCGAGTCTGTAGAGCACAGATCACGATACTTCTACGACTCGAACGAATCAAAGTAA